Part of the Spiribacter salinus M19-40 genome, TGCCATGCAGGCGCGGTGCATAAGCGATGTTTTCGTAGATGCTCTTCGGGAACGGGTTTGGTTTCTGAAACACCATGCCGACGAAGGTACGTAGCTGCACCACATCAACGCTGGCGTCGTAGATATCCTCGTCATCCAGGGTGACATCACCCTGGATGCGGACCTGCGGAATCAAATCATTCATGCGGTTGAGGCAGCGCAGGAATGTCGACTTACCACAGCCAGACGGACCAATGAGCGCCGTCACCTCGCGAGCGTACATGTCCAGGCTAATGTCATGCAGGGCCTGGGTATCGCCATACCACAGGTTTAAATCGCGAGCGCGCATCTTCACCTCGGGCGCGTTGGCGCGCTCAGGCGTGGTGGCGTCGTTGTTCTCGGCCATGGTCTGCGTCTCCGCCGCCGTCACATTTTCGCTCTTAGTTTCCATGAAGTCCTCGCGAGTCGCTACCAGCGACGTTCAAACCGCCGCCGCAGGAATACGGCCGTTGCGTTGAGTGTAAGCAGAATGGCCAACAGCACCATGATGCCGGCACCCGTCTTCTCGACAAATGCCTTGCGGGGCTCACTCGCCCAGGTGAACACCTGCGCGGGCAGCACCGTGGCCGAATCGAAGATACTGGTTGGCGCATCCGGAATGTAAGCGATCATGCCCACGATAATCAGCGGCGCTGTCTCACCCATGGCCTGCGCCAGGCCGATGATGGTACCGGTCAGGATGCCGGGCAGCGAGAGTGGCAGCACATGATCCCGAACCACCTGCCAGCGCGAACAGCCCATCGCAAACGCCCCCAGGCGAATGGGGTCGGGCACGGCGCGCAACGCGGCTCGGGTGCTGATAATGATAATGGGCAAAGTCATCAGGCCCAGGGTCAATCCGCCGACCAGCGCCGACGATCGCGGCACCCCGAACGTATTGATGAACACCGCCAGGCCCAGGAGGCCGAAGATGATCGACGGCACCGCCGCCAGATTATTGATATTGACCTCGATGAGCTGCGTGAGCTTGTTGTCCGGCGCAAACTCCTCAAGATAGATCGCTGACATCACGCCAATGGGGAAGGCAAAAACCAGGGTGACGAACAGCACCAGGATCGACCCAACGGCGGCCGAGAAGATACCCGCCATCTCCGGGAGCTTCGAGTCACCCGACGTAAAGAATGCCCAGTTGAAGACATTGCGGATGCGATCTTCCTCCGCCAGCCGATCAACAATGGGTGCCAATTCTGGATCAAGCTCTTCGTTTCCTTTCAGGTACTGATCGACGCGGCTGTAGACCGGCACCCAGACCTCACGCGTGCTTCCCGCCAGCTCTGGGTTGTTGCGAATCTCCAGCGGAATGGACCGAACCGCGCCGCGGGAGACGACCTCCCGCAACTCTTCCTGAATTGCAAAGCGTCCGATTCGCTCGGCGCGCTCGTTATAATCCAGCGTGACCTGAATTTCGCTGCGCCAGAACGCGCTATAGCCCTGGGTAATGATGTCGGCAAAAAACGCCAGGATGATAGCGAACGCCACGAAGAGCGCTGTAATCGTATAGGCCTTGAATCGCGATTCGGTCCGGTAACGGGACCGGATACGCGGGTCGTTGGCTGATCCAGTGAGTCGTCTCTGCATCCCAGGCCCCGTCTAGTCGTATTTCTGCTTGAACCGGCGCACCAGGTAGGTGGAAACCAGGTTCAACATGAGTGTCACGATGAACAGCACCAGACCCAAGGCGAACGCCGCCAATGTCTTGGGGCTGTCAAATGCCTGATCACCCGTGAGGGCATAGACAATATTCACGGTGACCGTGGTCATATCCTCTAACGGGTTCCAGGTGAGATTGGGGCGCACCCCCGCGGCCATAACGACAATCATTGTCTCGCCGAGTGCGCGGGATACCCCCAGCAGGAAGGCCGAGATCACCCCAGGCAGCGCCGCCGGCAGGATCACCTGCTTGATCGTCTCCGAATGCGTCGTGCCAAGCGCGTAGGCACCCTCACGCAGGCTCTGCGGGATACTGTTGATCACATCGTCCGACAGCGAGGAAATGAACGGGATGATCATGATGCCCATCACGATACCCGGAGAGAGGATATTGCTGTAGGACGCATCCAGTCCGAAAAAGCCCGCGATATCGACAACGATGGGCGTCACCGTGATGGCGGCGAAGAAGCCGTAAACCACCGTCGGGATGCCCGCCAGGATCTCGAGCACCGGCTTGGCAATACCGCGTTGGGTGCGCGTGGCATACTCGGACATAAAAATCGCCGAAAGCAGCCCGATAGGTAGGGCAGTCGCCATAGCAATCGCTGTGACCATGAAGGTGCCCGCAAACAGCGGCACCGAACCAAAGAAGGAGGTCCCTTCTTCAACTTCGTCGCCCCGGCCAGCGGCCTCGAGGAACGTATCCCCGGGTGCCCAGACCGTGCCGGTCACAAACTCCCAAACGCTCACCTCGCGAAAGAAACGCATCGCCTCAAAGACAATCGACAGCACGATGGCGATCGTTGTCATGATCGAGAT contains:
- the pstC gene encoding phosphate ABC transporter permease subunit PstC, which gives rise to MGIGTTTLLLLLALAPLGLLAFRLGRGKAIAKMAAGISMHSRPQQYGWYSVVWMGVPALGVALAAAILSLFGVISPARELVLIVSVAVAAIGLAHGLRAIRPEVRARNVLDNTVRFLLMGAALISIMTTIAIVLSIVFEAMRFFREVSVWEFVTGTVWAPGDTFLEAAGRGDEVEEGTSFFGSVPLFAGTFMVTAIAMATALPIGLLSAIFMSEYATRTQRGIAKPVLEILAGIPTVVYGFFAAITVTPIVVDIAGFFGLDASYSNILSPGIVMGIMIIPFISSLSDDVINSIPQSLREGAYALGTTHSETIKQVILPAALPGVISAFLLGVSRALGETMIVVMAAGVRPNLTWNPLEDMTTVTVNIVYALTGDQAFDSPKTLAAFALGLVLFIVTLMLNLVSTYLVRRFKQKYD
- the pstB gene encoding phosphate ABC transporter ATP-binding protein PstB, which gives rise to METKSENVTAAETQTMAENNDATTPERANAPEVKMRARDLNLWYGDTQALHDISLDMYAREVTALIGPSGCGKSTFLRCLNRMNDLIPQVRIQGDVTLDDEDIYDASVDVVQLRTFVGMVFQKPNPFPKSIYENIAYAPRLHGTGTSRSELDGLVESSLKRAGLWNEVADRLHTPGTELSGGQQQRLCIARAIAVNPEVILMDEPASALDPLATATVEELIHELKDNYTIVIVTHNLQQAARVAGYTAFFHMGQIAEFNDTDTLFTNPREQRTEDYITGRFG
- the pstA gene encoding phosphate ABC transporter permease PstA — its product is MQRRLTGSANDPRIRSRYRTESRFKAYTITALFVAFAIILAFFADIITQGYSAFWRSEIQVTLDYNERAERIGRFAIQEELREVVSRGAVRSIPLEIRNNPELAGSTREVWVPVYSRVDQYLKGNEELDPELAPIVDRLAEEDRIRNVFNWAFFTSGDSKLPEMAGIFSAAVGSILVLFVTLVFAFPIGVMSAIYLEEFAPDNKLTQLIEVNINNLAAVPSIIFGLLGLAVFINTFGVPRSSALVGGLTLGLMTLPIIIISTRAALRAVPDPIRLGAFAMGCSRWQVVRDHVLPLSLPGILTGTIIGLAQAMGETAPLIIVGMIAYIPDAPTSIFDSATVLPAQVFTWASEPRKAFVEKTGAGIMVLLAILLTLNATAVFLRRRFERRW